TTCGTGAAATTGCAGAGCAATCATCAAAAGTTGTGGTGATGAGCCAGCGCGCGGTTGAGTTTCTGACAGAGATATATGATATTCCCGAAGAAAAGATACAAATTATAGAACACGGTGTGCCTGATCTGGAAGCGCCTGTAGATAACCCGGTTAAGAGCCTTTCTTCGTTTAAAAACCACCGTGTATTACTTACATTCGGCCTATTGAGCCGCAACAAAGGTTTAGAAACCGTTATAAAAGCACTACCTAAAATAGTTGAAAAGCATCCGGACGTGATGTATGTAATTTTAGGGAACACGCATCCAGGAGTATTGAAAAATTCAGGGGAAGAGTATCGCGACTCATTAAAAAGCCTTGCTTCACAATTAGGCGTAGCCAAAAACCTGGCTTTTATTAATAAATTTGTTTCCGAAGAGGAACTGATCAACTACCTTACCGCCTGTGAGGTTTATGTTACGCCGTATTTAAACGAGGCGCAAATTACCAGCGGTACTTTATCGTACGCTGTTGGTTCAGGCGCGGCCGTAGTATCAACACCTTACTGGCACGCGCAGGAACTACTGGCTCATAATCGGGGCCGTTTGTTCGACTTTAAAAATCATGATGCACTTTCAGACATCGTGATCGAACTGCTTGATAACGACAACGCTCTTAACGAATTAAAACAGAACGCTTATCAATATGGATTACACCTGCGTTATCCCGCTATCGGCGCTGAATTTATCAAGGTGGCTCAGGAAGCCTGCATTAGCCACGATTTTAGTGATAAAATATTAAAAAACAGCATTGTTGATCCGGAGATATTACCAAACTTCAGCCTGGCGCACATATTGCGTTTAACTGATGATACAGGTATTGTGCAACATGCCAAGTATGGTATCCCTAACCTGAAAGAAGGTTATTGTCTTGATGATAACGCCCGCGCGTTAATTATGGCTATTATGGCTTATCAGCGTAACAAAAGCCAGGAGGCGTTTGACCTGCTGCCTGTTTACCTGAGCTATATTCACTACATGCAAACGGATGATGGCAACTTCCGCAACTTCCTGAGCTTTGACAGGCGTTACCTGGATGAGATAGGCTCTGAGGATTCATTTGGGCGTACCATCTGGGCTTTGGGTCATTTAATTGGTTGCGCGGCAAGCAATTCATACCGTGAGTTTGCACTGGAGCTTTTCCAAAAATCGTTCCCGCACTTTAAAAACCTGCGTTATTTGCGCGGCATGGCCAATACCATCATTGGTATAAGTTTATACCTGCAGGCTGTGCCTACTGATGAGGGCATGGTGCAGGAGCTTAACCGGCTTACCCAACCACTGGTTGACGCGTTTAACGACAGCGCAACCGACGACTGGCAATGGTTTGAAGAAGGCATGACCTATGATAATGCCATATTGCCTTTAGCGCTGCTTCACTCTTGCGAAATTACAGGAAACGAAGAAGTGCGCCAGATCGCGCTTAAATCAATGGCATTCCTGGACAAGCTGACGCTTTCAAACGGATACTTAAGTCCGGTGGGTAATGACGGATGGTATTACCGTGGCGGTACTTTCCCGGTTTACGATCAGCAGGCTATTGAAACCATGGCGATGGTGCTGATGCATTTCCAGGCTTACAAAATATTCCGCACGCCGGAGTATATCGAGAAAATGTTCCTGAGTTATAAATGGTTCCTGGGAGAAAACACGTTGCGCGCACCGCTTTATGATTATGAAACCAAAGGCTGCTGCGACGGCTTATTGCCAACCGGTATTAACCGTAACCAGGGTGCTGAAAGCACATTAGCTTACATGATATCGCACCTTACGGTATTAAAAGCCTTTGAGCTGGAATACGAGTACAACAAGTTTGGCCACAGTATCGAGATCTGCTAAATGAAGGTAGCCGTATTAGCACCGGTAGCCTGGCGTACACCGCCCAGGCATTACGGGCCCTGGGAGCAGGTGGCATCAAACATTGCCGAAGGCATGGTAAAACTGGGCGTTGACGTTACACTTTTTGCTACCGGCGATTCCATTACCGCCGGTAAGCTCGAAGCTGTTTGTGAGCAAGGCTACGAGGAAGACCGCAGCCAGGATGCCAAGGTGCTGGAATGCCTGCACATTAGTAACCTGATGGAAAAGGCAGGCGAGTTTGACCTGATCCATAACAACTTTGACTTTTTACCGCTTACCTATTCGGGCTTAATTGATACACCGCTAATCACTACTATACACGGTTTTTCATCTGAAAAGATAATACCTGTATATAAAAAGTATAATTCACGGGGGCATTACGTATCCATCAGCAACTCGGACAGGAGCTCAGAACTGGAATATTTTGCCACAGTGTATAACGGATTGGATGTGAAGGATTTTTCTTTCAATATTGAGCCAGAAGATTACCTGATCTATTTTGGCCGTATACATCATCATAAGGGTACCGCTGAGTCCATCGAGATAGCCAAACGTACCGGTAAAAAATTGCTGATAGCGGGCATTATCCAGGATGAAGGTTATTACAAGGAAAAAGTGGAGCCGCATTTAAACGATCAGATACAATACGTTGGACATGCGGGCCCGGATAAACGCAAGGAATTGTTAGGCAAAGCTTCGGCCCTATTGCACCCAATTAATTTTGACGAACCGTTTGGCATGAGCGTAGCAGAGGCTATGCTG
This Mucilaginibacter defluvii DNA region includes the following protein-coding sequences:
- a CDS encoding glycosyltransferase family 4 protein: MKIAYISTYPPRECGIATFNQNLMRAINANFPERKKPSDGGYVVALNDSSDIEEYEYPEEVKYVVRQNNQKDYIRAANYINTSTVDACILEHEFGIYGGESGIYILPLINRLEKPLISILHTVLKEPSYVQRIIIREIAEQSSKVVVMSQRAVEFLTEIYDIPEEKIQIIEHGVPDLEAPVDNPVKSLSSFKNHRVLLTFGLLSRNKGLETVIKALPKIVEKHPDVMYVILGNTHPGVLKNSGEEYRDSLKSLASQLGVAKNLAFINKFVSEEELINYLTACEVYVTPYLNEAQITSGTLSYAVGSGAAVVSTPYWHAQELLAHNRGRLFDFKNHDALSDIVIELLDNDNALNELKQNAYQYGLHLRYPAIGAEFIKVAQEACISHDFSDKILKNSIVDPEILPNFSLAHILRLTDDTGIVQHAKYGIPNLKEGYCLDDNARALIMAIMAYQRNKSQEAFDLLPVYLSYIHYMQTDDGNFRNFLSFDRRYLDEIGSEDSFGRTIWALGHLIGCAASNSYREFALELFQKSFPHFKNLRYLRGMANTIIGISLYLQAVPTDEGMVQELNRLTQPLVDAFNDSATDDWQWFEEGMTYDNAILPLALLHSCEITGNEEVRQIALKSMAFLDKLTLSNGYLSPVGNDGWYYRGGTFPVYDQQAIETMAMVLMHFQAYKIFRTPEYIEKMFLSYKWFLGENTLRAPLYDYETKGCCDGLLPTGINRNQGAESTLAYMISHLTVLKAFELEYEYNKFGHSIEIC
- a CDS encoding glycosyltransferase family 4 protein, which encodes MKVAVLAPVAWRTPPRHYGPWEQVASNIAEGMVKLGVDVTLFATGDSITAGKLEAVCEQGYEEDRSQDAKVLECLHISNLMEKAGEFDLIHNNFDFLPLTYSGLIDTPLITTIHGFSSEKIIPVYKKYNSRGHYVSISNSDRSSELEYFATVYNGLDVKDFSFNIEPEDYLIYFGRIHHHKGTAESIEIAKRTGKKLLIAGIIQDEGYYKEKVEPHLNDQIQYVGHAGPDKRKELLGKASALLHPINFDEPFGMSVAEAMLCGTPVIAFNRGSMPELIKHQETGYLVNNVDEAMEAVAQLPKINRNECYQWASSQFSCDKMVSDYYKLYQQILSA